The nucleotide sequence TTTGAATTCCGAGCGATTGATGGTTTGATCACCAATTTCCATTTGCCGAAATCGACGCTGGTGATGCTGGTCAGTGCCTTGTCGAACCGGGAAAACATTTTGAATGCCTATAACGAAGCCGTGAATGAACGCTACCGTTTCTTCTCTTTTGGGGATGCGATGTTCATTGAACCACAGAAAAAGGAGACTCACCAATGACTGAAGCAGTATGGTATGAACATATTAAAACTTGCAAACAGACCGGAGCGCGTTTAGGGATTGTCCACACGCCGCACGGTTCATTTGAAACGCCGGCGTTTATGCCGGTTGGCACGCAGGCAACCGTGAAAACGATGTCGCCTGAAGAATTGAAAGCGATGGATGCCGGCATTATTTTGAGCAACACGTATCATTTGTGGCTGCGCCCCGGCAATGATGTTATCCGCGAAGCAGGCGGCCTGCACAAATTCATGAACTGGGACCGTCCGATTTTGACCGATTCCGGCGGCTTCCAGGTGTTCTCTTTGAGCGAATTCCGCAACATCAAAGAAGAAGGCGTCCATTTCCGCAACCACATGAACGGCGACAAATTGTTCTTGAGCCCGGAAAAAGCGATGGAAATCCAGAACGACCTTGGATCCGACATCATGATGGCATTTGATGAATGCCCGCCTTATCCGGCTTCCCACGAATACATGAAATCAAGCGTCGAGCGGACATCTCGCTGGGCCGAGCGCTGCATGGAAGCACATGCCCGCAAAAAAGACCAAGGCTTGTTCGGCATCATCCAGGGCGGCGAATACGAAGACCTGCGCAAACAAAGCGCACAGGATCTTGTATCGCTTGATTTCCCGGGATACGCAATCGGCGGCTTGTCCGTCGGCGAACCGAAAGACGTCATGAACCGCGCACTTGAGTTCACGACGCCGTTGCTGCCGGCAGACAAACCGCGTTATTTGATGGGCGTCGGTTCTCCGGATTCACTGATCGACGGAGCAATCCGCGGCGTGGATATGTTTGACTGTGTCTTGCCGACCCGCATTGCGCGCAACGGCACACTGATGACAAGCACAGGGCGCCTGAACATCAAAAACGCGGCATTCAAGCGCGATTTCACGCCAATCGATGAAAAATGCGACTGCTATACATGCACAAACTACACGCGGGCGTACGTCCATCACTTGATTCGTGCAGATGAAACCTTCGGAATCAGACTTACTAGTTATCATAACCTGCAATTTCTGTTAAACTTAATGAAACAGGTACGCCAAGCGATTCGTGAGGACCGCCTGGGAGATTTCCGCGAAGAATTTTTTGAAGCTTATGGTTTCAATAAGCCAAACGCTAAAAATTTCTAAAAGAAAAGAGAGAGTGAAAGGGGGAACTTGAAAAATGGATACTTTGGTAGCATTATCACCGTTAATCTTGATGTTCTTGTTAATGTGGTTTTTCATTATCCGTCCTGCACAAAAGCGTCAAAAAGCGACAGCTAACATGCAATCGGAATTGCGCCGCGGTGACCGTGTCGTAACAATCGGAGGCCTTCACGGCCAAGTAGACGCTGTGGATGACACAACGGTTTACCTGACTGTTTCAGACGGAACACGTTTGCAATTCGAGCGCCAGGCAATCGCCCGCGTCGTCGATTCAGCAAAAACAACTGTCTAAGAAATCTCGCCTTCGACCTTGAAGGCGATTTTTTTTATCTATGGCCTTTTGCTAATGGAAGAAAAGTGCGAAGCGAATGCTCCCATGATTAAAGTTATGGCTACAAAAAGCGGCCGCCTGAAACGAATTCTTTAAATCTACACATTTAAGCTTCGCGCTTCCGAAAACAAACTGATATTATCAATAAAAAATTAGAAATAAAAAACAAAGCAATGTTCTCAATATTCCTGCAATCGGATACAATGGAAAAGAACGGATGGAAGGAGATTTAAAATGTTAGATTTTACCGATCAATATGACATGGTGCTGCCTGCATTGGAAAGCAAAATTGCTGAATTCCATTACATGCAATACGACACCGTTACACCGGAGTCATTGTGGCAATTCTGTTTAAAGAAAAAGTGGAAGAAGAAAAATATCGAGGACATGCGGCTTCATGAAATGGTCAACGATATTATGGGAACGACCGCTTCGGAATTTGTCGCTTATCACCAGGTGGAAGGGTTAAAAGGGGCCAGCTTTTTTGCTGAAGGAAATCTGGCGGAGCTCGAGCAGCTCTTGCGGCCGGTTTCAAAAAAGCCTGATTCGAATTGACACCTTAAAGCGGCTGTTTCATAATGATAGTGCTGTGTTTTTCACACTGAGGAGGAATAGTTACATATGAAAGCAAGAGGTCGTTTAATCGCCTTTTTCCTAATCATCGTCGCCTTGATAGGAATTATGGCTCCCACGAGTTTACCCATTGCAAAAGACATCAGATTGGGATTGGATCTGCAAGGCGGATTCGAAGTTCTCTACGAAGTAAAACCGCTTGAAGGCGGAGAGCAGAAGATTACGCCGGCAGTATTGGCGGATACTTCGGAAGCACTGGCCAGCCGGATTGACGTGCTCGGCGTCAGTGAACCGGTCATCCAAATTGAAGGGGATAACCGCATCCGCGTCCAATTGGCCGGTGTGGAAGACCAGGCTTCAGCCCGTGAATTGTTGTCTACCGAAGCCAACTTGACGTTCCGCAATGCGGAAGATGAAGTAATGCTCGACGGCAGTGATTTGAAGCAAGGCGGAGCGGCAGGGACATTTGACCAAAATGGCGCACCTGTTGTAACCCTTGAATTGAACGATCCAGGCAAATTCGCTGAAATCACGAGCGAAATTTCACAATTGCCGCCGCCAAGCAATGTCTTGGTTATTTGGCTCGATTTTGAAGAAGGCGTGGATTCATACGCTGAAGAACTCACGAAACCGGATCCGAAATTCGTTTCTGCACCGCGTGTTTCCCAGCGCATCAATTCGCAATCGGTTGAAATTTCCGGTGCCTTCACTGTAGAAGAAACACAGAACCTGGCGGGGATTTTGAACGCCGGTGCATTGCCGGTCAGCCTGGAAGAAATCTACTCGACTTCTGTCGGCGCCCAGTTTGGTGCAGAGGCTCTTGACCAGACGATATTGGCAGCTACAATCGGTATCGGCCTTGTATTGTTGTTCATGCTCATTTATTACCGTTTGCCAGGATTGATTGCGGCGATTACGCTGGCTGTGTTCGTGTACTTGATCTTGCTGACGTTTGAATGGATTGGCGGCGTATTGACGCTGCCGGGTATTGCGTCCATCGTCCTCGGGGTCGGTATGGCAGTCGATGCCAACATCATCACTTATGAGCGGATCCGCGAAGAATTGAGGATCGGCCGGAGCGTCAAAGATTCATTCAAGGCGGGGGCAGCCAGTTCGTTCTCAGCGATTTTGGATGCCAACGTCACCACTTTGATCGCTGCAGTTGTGTTGTTCATTTTCGGGACAAGCTCCGTCAAAGGGTTTGCGACACTTTTGATCATCTCGATTCTTGTGTCATTCCTGACTGCGATCTGGGGTTCGCGCATCTTGCTCGGACTTTTGGTCAACAGCGGCATTCTCGACGGCAAAGTCGGCTTGTTCGGACTCCGGAAATCGCTTGTCCATAAGCCGGAAGAAAACCTGGAAATTCTCGACCTCTCTACTCGCTTTGACCGCTACGACTTTGCCAAGCATCGCAATAAATTCTTTATTGCATCGATTGCCTTGATTGTAGCCGGTATGGTTGTTATCGGCGTTTTCCGTCTGAATCTTGGCATTGACTTCTCGAGCGGTACGCGCGTAGAAATCACTGCAGATTCAGCGGTCACGAAAGAACAAGTAGAATCTTTCCTGAGCGAAAATGGCTATCCAACTGAAGACGTGGTTATTTCTGGCGACAACTCTAATATCGGCGTGACGCGCTATGTAGAAGAGTTCAGCCAGGAAGAAATCAATACCTTGAAAGCTGCGGCAATGGAAGAGTTCAATCACGAACCGAACATCTCCACTGTATCGCCGACAGTCGGACAGGAATTGGCGAAAAACGCTGTGTATGCTTTGGCGATTGCGTCAATTGGGATCATCCTCTACGTGGCTGTCCGCTTTGAGTGGCGCATGGGTGTCGCTTCCATTGTGGCCTTGCTGCATGACGCATTCTTTATCGTCGCTGTCTTTAGCTTGCTGCGCCTGGAAGTGGATATCACCTTTATCGCTGCGGTGCTGACGATAGTCGGTTATTCGATCAACGATACCATCGTTACGTTTGACCGGATCCGCGAAAACTTGAAACGGATGAAGAAAATTGATTCCGTGGAACAATTGGAATTGATTGTCAACAAATCGCTTCGCCAGACGCTTGGCCGTTCTGTCAATACCGTGTTGACGGTTGTGCTGGTTGTTATTGCCTTGCTGATATGGGGAGCGCCTTCCATCACTAACTTCTCACTTGCTTTATTGATCGGATTGGTTGCCGGTACGTATTCTTCGATTTTCATCGCGGCCCAGTTATGGCTCGTATTGAAAAAACGGGAATTGATCAAAAAAGGCCCAATCGATATTGAGAAGCTGGAAGAGAAAAACAAATGGGGTTCTGACGAGCCTGTCGTATAACGACAAACTTCACACAGTGGGGTTTTTCACCCCGCTGAGTGTGAGTTGGACCGATTGGACTTTTAGGGACAGGTGGATAAGTTTATAAAAGAAATGGAACAGGGTATAGAACTTATGACCTTGTTCCATTTTTTTATTTATTTTGAAGGGAGATGCACACGATGAAATTTCAAGCGCTCGCCATCATTGGGCTTATACTTGCAGTGCTGCTCGCGGTTTTTGCTGTAGCCAATGTGGAAAATGTTCCAGTCAATTATTTATTTGGGGAAGCTCAATGGCCGCTAATTCTCGTTATTCTTGTTTCCGCTCTTTTAGGATTTTTGCTCAGCGGCACCGTGGCCATCATTCGCATGTTCACTTTGCAGCGGAAAGTCAAATCGCTTCAAAAAGAAATAGCGGTGAAAGAATCGCTGATTGCCACCCAGCAAAATGAAATCGCAGAATACCAGAAAGCCGATGTCCATCCTGAAGCGATGGTCGTCACCGATGACCGCCAAACGCTTTAATCTAAACAAAGGGGCTGGCCGATAAGTCTATTATTTGACTTATCGGCCAGCCCCCTTTGCTTCTTATGGATTGTAGAGGAATACAATTGCTCCTGTCCCTACATCGCTCCACTAGCTTCGTCGCAAAGAAGTCGTCGAGAAACATGTGAAGCCTTTATTCATTTCGCTCCAAGTGGACGCTTTCCGCTACATTCGGTCCACTCTTTTCATAAAGAATTGTTTTCATCAGAAAGAGTGGAAGAGTAGGCTTACTTTTTATTCACAGTTCACTGTCGATATGAAGCAAACCAGCGGAGAAAACCCTACTGCTCCTGCGTAAGCTCGTCGCAAAGACATGGCTTCGCAAGCTTCAGCCATTGTCTTGCCTGCGGGGCAGCGTAAGCGACGAGACAGCCGAGACCCCGCAAGAAATGATTGGGCTTTGCCCAATCATTTGCGACGAAGCTAGCGAAGCGATGCAACGCTCTTCCATGTTTCGAAGCTAGCGAAGCGATGCAGAAACAGGAGCACAAGGTTTTCGCAGCGGCTGAGGAGGCTTGGCGGATCGCCCGCGGCAAGCGGAGCTGGTTGCGAAATATCGGTTAGTAAGTTATCTCTTTCTCAACAAGCTGTGAAGTTGCCCCAAATTTCTTTTGGGACAACTTCTTTTTGTCTGCACGGAAATTCTGTATAATGAACGGGTAAGGAAGTGAATGTACATGATAGAATCCAAAAAGCGATGGCGCTTGACCACTCCCGATATGGAGCGGGTGCAAGCGATTCAAACAGAATTATCCATTTCGTCCGTTTTGGCCAAAATATTAGTGACGCGGGGCATTACAACCGCTGAAGAAGCACGCAACTTCATGAACATGGACGCACACGGAATACATAACCCATATCTCATGAAAGATATGGACATTGCCGTCGGGCGCATCCGCCAAGCCATTGAAGAACAACAGAAAATTTTAGTGTACGGCGACTATGATGCCGATGGAGTTACGAGCACGACCGTCATGATGACAGTGCTCGAAGACCTCGGTGCTGATGTTTCTTTTAAGATCCCGAACCGATTTAAGCATGGCTACGGGCCGAATGAAGAATTATTCCAGGAAGCGCATGATGAAGGCGTGAACTTGATCATCACTGTCGATAACGGCATTTCCGGCATCGACGAAGTGGCGTTTGCCAATAGCCTTGGCATGGAAGTCATTATCAGCGACCATCACGACATCGGTGAAACGATGCCGGCTGCACTGGCGATTGTCCACCCGCGCCATCCCGAAGGCAATTACCCGTTCGGTGAACTGGCAGGTGTCGGTGTGGCGTTCAAAATTGCCCAGGCGTTGTATGAAGAAGTGCCGGACCACCTGGTGGAATTGGTGGCAATCGGTACCATTGCCGATTTGGTGCCGTTGCACGATGAAAACCGCATTCTCGTGAAAATGGGCTTGGAAGCGCTGCGGGACACGCCGCGTCCGGCTATCGACGCTTTATCAGAAGTGTCCGGCGTGAAGCAGCGCGAAATTACGGAAGAAACGATCGGCTTTATGTTCGGTCCGCGCATCAACGCGATTGGCCGCCTTCAGGATGCCGATCCGGCGGTGCAATTGTTTATGACCGATGATGCTTCGGAAGCCCGCAGCCTTGCTGGAGGGCTTGATGTTTTGAACAAAGAGCGCCAGGCCATCGTCAAGCAGATTTCAGATGAAGCGACCGCTCAGGTGGATGCCCGTTATCCGGATGGCCCCCCGCATGTCATTGTGGTGGCGCAGGAAGGCTGGAACCCAGGCGTAGTCGGGATTGTGGCTTCAAAGCTGGTGGAGAAATATTACCGCCCGACGATTGTATTGTCCCTGAATCCGGAAACCGACAAAGCTAAAGGCTCCGCCCGAAGCATTGAAGGCTTCCATTTGTACAATGAACTGGCAGCGAACCGCGACATCCTGCCGCATTTCGGCGGACATCCGATGGCGGCCGGCATGACACTCGATATGGAACATGTTGATGCGCTGCGCGACCGTTTGAACAAGCAGGCGGAAACGAGTTTGACCGAAGAAGATTTGATTCCCGTTGTGGAAATTGATATTCCCGTCCGCTTGGAAGAAATCGATATCGAAACGATTGAATCGATGCGCTATTTGGCGCCGTTTGGCATGGGATTTGCCAAGCCGAAGTTTTTCCTGGATGAAGTGAAAGTGGCATCCATCCGGAAAATCGGCGCAGCTCAAAATCATTTAAAAATGGAGCTGGCCCAAAACGCGGCGACAATTGATGCGGTCGGTTTCGGCATTGGCCCTCTCGGCGATGAACTGACGCCGGATGTGAAAATTGATGTCATCGGCGACCTTCAAATCAACGAATGGAACGGCCGCAAAAAGCCGCAGCTGATGATCGAAGATATCCGGACCGATGAATGGCAATTATTCGACATCCGCGGCATCCGGCAAGTGTCGCGCTGGTCGAAGCTGATTCCGGAAAAAGAGCAGGTCTTCCTGGCGTTTAAGCCGGAAACCGTTGCCGTGTTCCAGACGCTTTTGCAGCAGCCGATCTATACGCCAGAGACGCTGGAAGAGCTCGCTGAACCAAAATTCCATCTGGTGCTCCTGGATTTGCCGGACACCGAAGAGCAATTAGCCGAAGTTTTGACACATATTAATCCGAAGCGGATCTATGCCCATTTTTACGCAAAAGAATCGCAGTATTTCGAGCAGATCCCAACTCGGGAGCAGTTTGCGTGGCTGTTTGCGTTCATAAAAAAACGCGGGTCGTTCGATTTCAAAAAGCATAGCGATGAGCTAGCGAAGCACAAAGGCTGGACGCGGGAAGCATTATTTTTCATGCTTCAGGTGTTTTTTGAACTCGGTTTTGTTACACTTAACAATGGACTTACAGAGATTGCAGCAGCTACAGGCAAGCGGGATTTGTCGGAAGCGCCGATTTACAAGAAGCGCCAGCAGCAAATTGCGTTGGAACAAAAGCTTTTGTATGCATCTTATAAGGATTTAAAAGAGTGGTTTGATGCGAAAGTGTCTGCCAAGGAGGAAGAATTATGGATTTAAAGCAGTACGTAACAATTGTTGAAGACTGGCCAAAACCAGGGATTAGTTTCAAAGACATTTCGACAATTATGGACAACGGAGAAGTATACAAATACGCTACCGACCAGATTGTGGAATACGCGAAAACAGTGAATGCAGAACTCATCGTCGGCCCTGAAGCCCGCGGTTTTATCATTGGCTGCCCGGTTGCGTATGCACTGGGAATCGGCTTTGCACCTGTCCGCAAAGAAGGAAAATTGCCGCGTGAAGTGATTCGCGCTGAATATGGCTTGGAATACGGCAAAGACGTGTTGACGATGCACAAAGATGCCATCAGACCGGGTCAACGTGTATTGATTACGGATGATTTGCTGGCAACTGGCGGAACAATCGGTGCAACCATCAATTTGGTGGAGCAGCTGGGCGGCATCGTTGTCGGCTGTGCATTCCTGATTGAACTGACGTACTTGGACGGCCGCAAGAACCTTGACGGCTATGACGTAATGACTTTAATGCAGTATTAATCTTTTCCCTCCGCCAATTACTGGCGGGGGGAATTTTTTGTAGTCCGGCGGGTATGGAAGAAAGAGGTGATGGACATGCAGCTAAGCAAATACCACGATTCAGCGAAAAACAAAGAACTGCTGGCAGCGATATTGAACGATCCGCAGCCGATTGAAGACCTGACCAACGAAACGCAGGAACTTTTCCGCCAAATCAAATCAAACGATGGACCCCTCAAAAATTCCTTATACAAGAAAACGCGGCTGGAGCGGATCTGGTCATTTCTGGCCGAAGAGCATTCCATTGAAGATCCACATCACTACACCGAACGGGTGGAAAACGGCGACGTGGTTCCGGAATGGAAGACAGAACTGGACGAACAATACACCAAACTGGAAAACGCCTTTACACGGCAAGTAAATGTGGAGGATTTCGGGGCGATAGGAGACGGCGTGACTGATTGCACAAAAGCATTCCAGAAAGCGTTCGGCAATGGACGGGTGGATGTCTATGTGCCAGAAGGCATTTACATCGTCCGGAAACTGGAACTGCCGTCTTGGACGCGGCTCCGGGGAGCAGGAAAAGGTGCAACCGTGCTGAAGCTGCACAGCGCTGCGCCGAAACGCCAGCGCCTCTTGGCGAACCGG is from Planococcus liqunii and encodes:
- the tgt gene encoding tRNA guanosine(34) transglycosylase Tgt; this encodes MTEAVWYEHIKTCKQTGARLGIVHTPHGSFETPAFMPVGTQATVKTMSPEELKAMDAGIILSNTYHLWLRPGNDVIREAGGLHKFMNWDRPILTDSGGFQVFSLSEFRNIKEEGVHFRNHMNGDKLFLSPEKAMEIQNDLGSDIMMAFDECPPYPASHEYMKSSVERTSRWAERCMEAHARKKDQGLFGIIQGGEYEDLRKQSAQDLVSLDFPGYAIGGLSVGEPKDVMNRALEFTTPLLPADKPRYLMGVGSPDSLIDGAIRGVDMFDCVLPTRIARNGTLMTSTGRLNIKNAAFKRDFTPIDEKCDCYTCTNYTRAYVHHLIRADETFGIRLTSYHNLQFLLNLMKQVRQAIREDRLGDFREEFFEAYGFNKPNAKNF
- a CDS encoding adenine phosphoribosyltransferase → MDLKQYVTIVEDWPKPGISFKDISTIMDNGEVYKYATDQIVEYAKTVNAELIVGPEARGFIIGCPVAYALGIGFAPVRKEGKLPREVIRAEYGLEYGKDVLTMHKDAIRPGQRVLITDDLLATGGTIGATINLVEQLGGIVVGCAFLIELTYLDGRKNLDGYDVMTLMQY
- a CDS encoding post-transcriptional regulator; protein product: MLDFTDQYDMVLPALESKIAEFHYMQYDTVTPESLWQFCLKKKWKKKNIEDMRLHEMVNDIMGTTASEFVAYHQVEGLKGASFFAEGNLAELEQLLRPVSKKPDSN
- the yajC gene encoding preprotein translocase subunit YajC, with product MDTLVALSPLILMFLLMWFFIIRPAQKRQKATANMQSELRRGDRVVTIGGLHGQVDAVDDTTVYLTVSDGTRLQFERQAIARVVDSAKTTV
- the recJ gene encoding single-stranded-DNA-specific exonuclease RecJ → MIESKKRWRLTTPDMERVQAIQTELSISSVLAKILVTRGITTAEEARNFMNMDAHGIHNPYLMKDMDIAVGRIRQAIEEQQKILVYGDYDADGVTSTTVMMTVLEDLGADVSFKIPNRFKHGYGPNEELFQEAHDEGVNLIITVDNGISGIDEVAFANSLGMEVIISDHHDIGETMPAALAIVHPRHPEGNYPFGELAGVGVAFKIAQALYEEVPDHLVELVAIGTIADLVPLHDENRILVKMGLEALRDTPRPAIDALSEVSGVKQREITEETIGFMFGPRINAIGRLQDADPAVQLFMTDDASEARSLAGGLDVLNKERQAIVKQISDEATAQVDARYPDGPPHVIVVAQEGWNPGVVGIVASKLVEKYYRPTIVLSLNPETDKAKGSARSIEGFHLYNELAANRDILPHFGGHPMAAGMTLDMEHVDALRDRLNKQAETSLTEEDLIPVVEIDIPVRLEEIDIETIESMRYLAPFGMGFAKPKFFLDEVKVASIRKIGAAQNHLKMELAQNAATIDAVGFGIGPLGDELTPDVKIDVIGDLQINEWNGRKKPQLMIEDIRTDEWQLFDIRGIRQVSRWSKLIPEKEQVFLAFKPETVAVFQTLLQQPIYTPETLEELAEPKFHLVLLDLPDTEEQLAEVLTHINPKRIYAHFYAKESQYFEQIPTREQFAWLFAFIKKRGSFDFKKHSDELAKHKGWTREALFFMLQVFFELGFVTLNNGLTEIAAATGKRDLSEAPIYKKRQQQIALEQKLLYASYKDLKEWFDAKVSAKEEELWI
- the secDF gene encoding protein translocase subunit SecDF, coding for MKARGRLIAFFLIIVALIGIMAPTSLPIAKDIRLGLDLQGGFEVLYEVKPLEGGEQKITPAVLADTSEALASRIDVLGVSEPVIQIEGDNRIRVQLAGVEDQASARELLSTEANLTFRNAEDEVMLDGSDLKQGGAAGTFDQNGAPVVTLELNDPGKFAEITSEISQLPPPSNVLVIWLDFEEGVDSYAEELTKPDPKFVSAPRVSQRINSQSVEISGAFTVEETQNLAGILNAGALPVSLEEIYSTSVGAQFGAEALDQTILAATIGIGLVLLFMLIYYRLPGLIAAITLAVFVYLILLTFEWIGGVLTLPGIASIVLGVGMAVDANIITYERIREELRIGRSVKDSFKAGAASSFSAILDANVTTLIAAVVLFIFGTSSVKGFATLLIISILVSFLTAIWGSRILLGLLVNSGILDGKVGLFGLRKSLVHKPEENLEILDLSTRFDRYDFAKHRNKFFIASIALIVAGMVVIGVFRLNLGIDFSSGTRVEITADSAVTKEQVESFLSENGYPTEDVVISGDNSNIGVTRYVEEFSQEEINTLKAAAMEEFNHEPNISTVSPTVGQELAKNAVYALAIASIGIILYVAVRFEWRMGVASIVALLHDAFFIVAVFSLLRLEVDITFIAAVLTIVGYSINDTIVTFDRIRENLKRMKKIDSVEQLELIVNKSLRQTLGRSVNTVLTVVLVVIALLIWGAPSITNFSLALLIGLVAGTYSSIFIAAQLWLVLKKRELIKKGPIDIEKLEEKNKWGSDEPVV
- a CDS encoding LapA family protein — translated: MKFQALAIIGLILAVLLAVFAVANVENVPVNYLFGEAQWPLILVILVSALLGFLLSGTVAIIRMFTLQRKVKSLQKEIAVKESLIATQQNEIAEYQKADVHPEAMVVTDDRQTL